One segment of Hippopotamus amphibius kiboko isolate mHipAmp2 chromosome 2, mHipAmp2.hap2, whole genome shotgun sequence DNA contains the following:
- the LOC130846470 gene encoding olfactory receptor 10G3, with protein MERVNSTLLTEFILAGIPYPPQLRTFLFVFFLLIYILTQLGNLLILITVWVDPQLHPRPMYIFLGVLSIIDMGISSIIVPRLMMNFTLGIKPIPFGGCVTQLYFYHFLGSTQCFLYTLMAYDRYLAICRPLHYPVLMNAKLTILLVAGAWVAGSIHGALQAILTFRLPYCGPNQVNYFFCDIPAVLRLACADTTINELVTFVDIGVVVASCFSLILLSYIQIIRAVLRIRTADGRRRAISTCGAHVTVVTVYYVPCAFIYLRPETNTPLHGAAALFPTAITPFLNPLIYTLRNQEVKLALKRMTGGQGTKSEV; from the coding sequence ATGGAAAGAGTCAATAGCACATTGTTGACTGAGTTCATTCTGGCAGGAATTCCCTACCCACCCCAGCTAAGGACCTTtctctttgtgttctttttgCTCATCTACATCCTGACTCAGCTGGGAAACCTGCTCATTCTAATCACTGTCTGGGTAGACCCACAGCTCCACCCCCGTCCTATGTACATCTTCCTTGGTGTTCTCTCCATCATCGACATGGGCATCTCCTCCATCATTGTCCCTCGCCTCATGATGAACTTCACTTTAGGCATCAAACCCATCCCATTTGGTGGCTGTGTCACTCAACTCTATTTCTATCACTTTTTGGGCAGCACCCAGTGCTTCCTCTACACCCTGATGGCCTACGATAGGTATCTGGCAATATGCCGGCCCCTGCACTACCCTGTTCTCATGAATGCTAAGCTGACTATCTTGCTTGTGGCTGGAGCTTGGGTGGCAGGATCCATCCATGGGGCTCTCCAGGCTATCCTAACCTTCCGTCTGCCCTACTGTGGGCCCAACCAGGTAAATTACTTCTTCTGTGACATCCCTGCAGTTTTGAGACTGGCCTGTGCTGATACAACCATCAATGAGCTTGTGACCTTTGTGGACATTGGGGTGGTGGTTGCCAGTTGCTTCTCCCTGATCCTCCTCTCCTACATACAGATCATTCGGGCCGTCCTGAGAATCCGCACAGCTGATGGGCGGCGCCGGGCCATTTCAACCTGCGGAGCTCATGTAACTGTGGTAACCGTGTACTATGTGCCCTGTGCCTTCATCTACCTGAGGCCTGAAACCAACACCCCCCTGCATGGGGCAGCTGCCCTATTCCCCACAGCCATCACTCCTTTCCTCAACCCCCTCATCTACACTCTGCGGAACCAAGAGGTGAAGCTGGCCCTGAAGAGGATGACAGGAGGCCAAGGGACTAAGAGTGAGGTTTGA